One window of the Aquila chrysaetos chrysaetos chromosome 8, bAquChr1.4, whole genome shotgun sequence genome contains the following:
- the CCDC47 gene encoding PAT complex subunit CCDC47 produces MEYDDNDFAEFEDVNEDAVTESPQRIITTEDDEEEATIELEGQDENQEDFDDADAQEGDTESEPYDDEEFEGYEEKPDASHSKNKDPITIVNVPAHLQNSWESYYMEILMVTGLLAYIMNYIIGKNKNNRLAHAWFNTHRELLESNFALVGDDGTNKEATSTGKLNQENEHIYNLWCSGRVCCEGMLIQLKFLKRQDLLNVLARMMRPASDQVQIKVTMNDEDMDTYVFAVGTRKALVRLQKEMQDLSEFCSDKPKSGAKYGLPDSLAILSEMGEVTEGMMDAKMIHFLTHYADKIESVQFSDQFSGPKLMQEEGQLTKLPETKKTLLFTFNVPGSGNTSPKDMESLLPLMSMVIYSIDKAKKFRLNREGKQKADKNRARVEENFLKLTHVQRQEAAQSRREEKKRAEKERIMNEEDPEKQRRLEEAALRREQKKLEKKQMKMKQIKVKAM; encoded by the exons ATGGAATATGATGATAATGACTTTGCTGAATTTGAAGATGTTAATGAAGATGCAGTCACAGAGTCTCCTCAGAGGATCATCACTACAGAAGACGATGAAGAAGAAGCCACTATAGAGCTTGAAGGTCAGGATGAGAACCAGGAAGACTTTGATGATGCAGATGCACAG GAAGGTGATACCGAGAGTGAACCGTATGATGATGAGGAGTTTGAAGGCTATGAAGAGAAACCTGATGCATCTCATAGCAAAAATAAAGACCCCATAACAATAGTTAAT GTCCCTGCTCACCTTCAAAACAGCTGGGAGAGTTACTACATGGAGATCCTGATGGTAACGGGTCTTCTTGCTTACATCATGAATTACATCATTGGGAAGAACAAAAACAACCGTCTGGCTCATGCATGGTTCAATACTCACAGGGAGCTGCTAGAAAGTAACTTTGCTCTTGTTG GGGATGATGGTACTAATAAAGAAGCTACAAGCACTGGGAAACTAAATCAAGAAAATGAACACATATATAACTTGTGGTGCTCTGGAAGGGTGTGCTGTGAAGGAATGCTCATCCAGCTAAAG TTTCTCAAGAGACAAGACCTACTGAACGTTCTTGCACGCATGATGAGGCCAGCTTCTGACCAAGTG CAAATAAAAGTAACAATGAATGATGAAGATATGGACACCTATGTGTTTGCTGTTGGAACGAGAAAAGCACTGGTGCGACTTCAGAAGGAGATGCAGGACTTG AGTGAGTTCTGCAGTGATAAGCCTAAGTCTGGTGCAAAATATGGGCTTCCAGATTCGCTGGCTATCTTGTCGGAGATGGGGGAGGTCACAGAGGGAATGATGGACGCTAAG ATGATACATTTCCTCACACACTATGCTGACAAGATTGAGTCCGTCCAATTCTCGGACCAGTTCTCCGGTCCAAAACTTATGCAAGA GGAGGGTCAGCTTACAAAACTGCCCGAAACTAAAAAGACACTTTTGTTTACATTTAACG TGCCTGGCTCAGGCAACACTTCCCCAAAGGACATGGAGTCTTTGCTGCCTCTGATGAGCATGGTTATCTACTCTATTGACAAAGCAAAGAAGTTCCGTCTGAACAGAGAA gGTAAACAAAAAGCTGACAAGAACAGGGCTCGTGTGGAAGAGAACTTCCTTAAACTGACTCACGTGCAAAGGCAGGAAGCTGCCCAGTCCCGTCGAGAAGAGAAAAAACGGGCAGAGAAAGAGCGAATCATGAACGAAGAGGATCCTGAAAAACAGCGTCGGCTGGAG GAAGCTGCTTTGCGGCGTGAGCAAAAGAAACTTGAGAAGAAGCAGATGAAGATGAAGCAAATCAAAGTGAAAGCTATGTGA
- the STRADA gene encoding STE20-related kinase adapter protein alpha isoform X1, producing MSFLVSKPERIRRWVSEKFIVEGLREFELFGEQPPGDSRRKTNEASSESIASSPKRDTMSNFLPDSSCYELLTIIGRGFEDLMVVNLARYKPTGEYVTVRRVNLEACTNEMVTFLQGELHVSKLFNHPNIVPYKATFIADNELWVVTSFMAYGSAKDLICTHFMDGMSELAIAYILQGVLKALDYIHHMGYVHRSVKASHILISVDGKVYLSGLRSNLSMINHGQRLKVVHDFPKYSIKVLPWLSPEVLQQNLQGYDAKSDIYSVGITACELANGHVPFKDMPSTQMLLEKLNGTVPCLLDTTTIPADELTMKTSRSSANYGMGESMAISNVRAANGEPTLHPYLRTFSTYFHNFVEQCLQRNPDFRPSAGTLLNHPFFKQIKRRASEALPELLRPVTPITNFEGTRPQDPSGIFGLVSNLEQLDVDDWEF from the exons ATGTCTTTTCTTGTAAGTAAACCCGAACGGATTAGG cGGTGGGTGTCTGAAAAATTCATTGTTGAGGGCTTAAGGGAGTTTGAACTGTTTGGAG AGCAGCCTCCGGGTGACTCTCGGAGAAAA acaAATGAGGCGAGCTCCGAGTCGATAGCTTCTTCCCCTAAAAGGGACACCATGAGCAACTTCCTACCAGACAGCAGCTGTTATGAGTTGCTCACTATCATAG gCAGAGGCTTTGAAGACTTGATGGTTGTGAACCTGGCCAGGTATAAACCCACAGGAGAGTATGTCACAGTCAGAAGAGTGAACTTGGAGGCCTGTACAAACGAAATGGTCACGTTCTTGCAG gggGAACTTCATGTTTCCAAGCTCTTCAACCACCCTAACATTGTGCCATACAAAGCAACTTTCATAGCTGACAATGAGCTATGGGTAGTGACATCTTTCATGGCGTACG gtTCTGCAAAAGATTTAATCTGTACCCATTTTATGGATGGGATGAGTGAACTGGCTATTGCATATATCCTCCAAGGCGTATTGAAAGCACTTGACTACATCCACCATATGGGCTACGTAcatag gagTGTTAAAGCCAGCCATATCCTGATCTCTGTGGACGGGAAGGTGTACCTCTCTGGCCTGCGAAGTAATCTAAGTATGATCAACCATGGGCAGCGACTCAAAGTTGTTCATGACTTTCCCAAATACAGCATCAAAGTCCTGCCTTGGCTCAGTCCTGAAGTCTTGCAGCag AATCTCCAGGGTTATGATGCAAAATCTGACATTTACAGCGTAGGGATAACAGCCTGTGAGCTGGCAAATGGACACGTACCATTTAAAGACATGCCTTCTACTCAG ATGCTCTTGGAAAAGCTGAATGGAACTGTTCCCTGCCTGCTAGACACCACCACAATTCCTGCTGATGAGCTGACTATGAAGACCTCCCGTTCAAGTGCTAACTACGGGATGGGCGAGAGCATGGCTATTAGCAACGTGAGAGCAGCCAATGGAGAGCCAACCCTGCACCCTTATCTTCGGACCTTCTCCACTTACTTCCATAACTTTGTAGAACAGTGCCTCCAGCGGAACCCCGATTTCAG GCCAAGCGCAGGCACTCTGCTTAATCATCCCTTTTTCAAGCAG ATCAAGCGTCGCGCTTCTGAAGCACTCCCTGAACTCCTGCGCCCTGTCACCCCAATCACCAATTTTGAAGGAACGCGGCCCCAGGATCCCAGTGGCATTTTTGGGCTGGTGTCAAACCTGGAGCAGCTGGATGTGGATGACTGGGAATTCTAG
- the STRADA gene encoding STE20-related kinase adapter protein alpha isoform X2 has protein sequence MSFLRWVSEKFIVEGLREFELFGEQPPGDSRRKTNEASSESIASSPKRDTMSNFLPDSSCYELLTIIGRGFEDLMVVNLARYKPTGEYVTVRRVNLEACTNEMVTFLQGELHVSKLFNHPNIVPYKATFIADNELWVVTSFMAYGSAKDLICTHFMDGMSELAIAYILQGVLKALDYIHHMGYVHRSVKASHILISVDGKVYLSGLRSNLSMINHGQRLKVVHDFPKYSIKVLPWLSPEVLQQNLQGYDAKSDIYSVGITACELANGHVPFKDMPSTQMLLEKLNGTVPCLLDTTTIPADELTMKTSRSSANYGMGESMAISNVRAANGEPTLHPYLRTFSTYFHNFVEQCLQRNPDFRPSAGTLLNHPFFKQIKRRASEALPELLRPVTPITNFEGTRPQDPSGIFGLVSNLEQLDVDDWEF, from the exons ATGTCTTTTCTT cGGTGGGTGTCTGAAAAATTCATTGTTGAGGGCTTAAGGGAGTTTGAACTGTTTGGAG AGCAGCCTCCGGGTGACTCTCGGAGAAAA acaAATGAGGCGAGCTCCGAGTCGATAGCTTCTTCCCCTAAAAGGGACACCATGAGCAACTTCCTACCAGACAGCAGCTGTTATGAGTTGCTCACTATCATAG gCAGAGGCTTTGAAGACTTGATGGTTGTGAACCTGGCCAGGTATAAACCCACAGGAGAGTATGTCACAGTCAGAAGAGTGAACTTGGAGGCCTGTACAAACGAAATGGTCACGTTCTTGCAG gggGAACTTCATGTTTCCAAGCTCTTCAACCACCCTAACATTGTGCCATACAAAGCAACTTTCATAGCTGACAATGAGCTATGGGTAGTGACATCTTTCATGGCGTACG gtTCTGCAAAAGATTTAATCTGTACCCATTTTATGGATGGGATGAGTGAACTGGCTATTGCATATATCCTCCAAGGCGTATTGAAAGCACTTGACTACATCCACCATATGGGCTACGTAcatag gagTGTTAAAGCCAGCCATATCCTGATCTCTGTGGACGGGAAGGTGTACCTCTCTGGCCTGCGAAGTAATCTAAGTATGATCAACCATGGGCAGCGACTCAAAGTTGTTCATGACTTTCCCAAATACAGCATCAAAGTCCTGCCTTGGCTCAGTCCTGAAGTCTTGCAGCag AATCTCCAGGGTTATGATGCAAAATCTGACATTTACAGCGTAGGGATAACAGCCTGTGAGCTGGCAAATGGACACGTACCATTTAAAGACATGCCTTCTACTCAG ATGCTCTTGGAAAAGCTGAATGGAACTGTTCCCTGCCTGCTAGACACCACCACAATTCCTGCTGATGAGCTGACTATGAAGACCTCCCGTTCAAGTGCTAACTACGGGATGGGCGAGAGCATGGCTATTAGCAACGTGAGAGCAGCCAATGGAGAGCCAACCCTGCACCCTTATCTTCGGACCTTCTCCACTTACTTCCATAACTTTGTAGAACAGTGCCTCCAGCGGAACCCCGATTTCAG GCCAAGCGCAGGCACTCTGCTTAATCATCCCTTTTTCAAGCAG ATCAAGCGTCGCGCTTCTGAAGCACTCCCTGAACTCCTGCGCCCTGTCACCCCAATCACCAATTTTGAAGGAACGCGGCCCCAGGATCCCAGTGGCATTTTTGGGCTGGTGTCAAACCTGGAGCAGCTGGATGTGGATGACTGGGAATTCTAG
- the RNF113A gene encoding E3 ubiquitin-protein ligase RNF113A has translation MADEGTVCSFVFKKRGLAAGRGRRKRPSSDQEQESSGEEGSTVVRKERRRETPNPMIQKTRRCAKERPAYALSSSDDEDPSKEIGVTYKSTRSAKPVGPEDMGATAVYELDTEKEKDAQAIFERSQKIQEELRGKEDDKIYRGINNYQKYVKPKDTSMGNASSGMVRKGPIRAPEHLRATVRWDYQPDICKDYKETGFCGFGDSCKFLHDRSDYKHGWQIERELDEGRYGVNDEENYEVSSDEEDMPFKCFICRSSFKNPVVTKCRHYFCESCALQHYRKSQRCYVCDKQTNGVFNPAKELMAKLEKHKGEEEEEQQHSDHAEDPQ, from the exons ATGGCGGACGAGGGGACTGTTTGCAGCTTCGTTTTCAAGAAGCGGGGCCTGGCGGCGGGTAGGGGTCGGCGTAAGCGGCCCAGCAGCGATCAGGAGCAGG AGAGCAGCGGTGAGGAGGGCAGCACGGTGGTGCGGAAGGAGCGGCGGCGGGAGACCCCCAACCCAATGATCCAGAAG ACCAGGAGATGCGCAAAGGAGAGGCCTGCCTACGCGCTGAGCAGCAGTGACGATGAGGATCCATCAAAGGAGATAGGAGTCACTTACAAATCGACAAGGTCGGCG aaaccTGTTGGCCCAGAAGATATGGGAGCCACAGCAGTGTATGAACTGGACACggagaaggagaaagatgcCCAGGCCATCTTCGAGCGCAGCCAGAAAATCCAGGAG gagctgagaggaaaggaagatgatAAAATTTACCGTGGTATTAACAACTACCAGAAGTATGTGAAGCCCAAGGACACATCGATGGGAAATGCCTCTTCAGGAATGGTCAG AAAAGGACCCATCCGTGCTCCGGAGCACTTGCGGGCCACGGTGCGATGGGACTACCAGCCTGATATCTGCAAGGACTACAAAGAAACTGGGTTTTGCGGCTTTGGAG ACAGCTGCAAATTCCTCCACGACCGCTCGGACTACAAACACGGCTGGCAGATTGAACGGGAACTGGATGAAGGCCGGTACGGAGTCAATG atgAGGAAAACTATGAGGTGAGCAGCGATGAGGAGGATATGCCTTTCAAATGCTTCATCTGCAGAAGTTCCTTCAAGAACCCCGTGGTCACCAA GTGTAGGCACTACTTCTGTGAGAGTTGTGCCCTCCAACACTATCGCAAATCCCAGCGCTGCTATGTCTGTGACAAGCAAACCAATGGAGTCTTCAACCCAGCAAAAG AGCTCATggcaaaactggaaaaacacaaaggggaggaagaggaggaacagCAGCATTCAGACCATGCAGAGGATCCACAATAG